In the genome of Treponema pedis, one region contains:
- a CDS encoding pallilysin-related adhesin yields the protein MQKCSRIEEIRTPITQPKSLTFYIMEPDNSAPAILYSGMTSDNGQSFSIQKINKDKDGVFFFTQIADIHADIQILLQELKGQNIYEEGFAAYRILAYNSDSSAPNTLNQIQTEYVWNNKTNMFEKGREQKIPGEKIESTLLRKLQTGNMESFIDFLSQLWYQSENGKNSGRSIYLDKNDNNIIFNFDNIEEIYEIKTTLPRRYGLFFTANNKSIPNIIRRVDIEIKGVDEIQIRVIEDVARIKFGTSSLWNGTYKKNTNLLHYTNTNKQDKVEKIRKKLEQPESKWETQNGQTISFTGNKYTLTKDGKDSSGYFNIIEIENKTVLQMKTSESMNKFYLINLEEKNKKQILTLIKIKLNINEIIPTGDEPSVFVKDAE from the coding sequence ATGCAAAAATGCAGCCGTATTGAAGAAATACGAACACCCATTACACAGCCTAAATCTCTTACGTTTTATATTATGGAACCGGACAATTCCGCACCTGCAATTCTTTATTCGGGAATGACTTCAGACAACGGACAAAGTTTTTCAATTCAAAAAATAAATAAAGATAAGGACGGAGTTTTTTTCTTTACGCAAATTGCGGATATACATGCAGATATACAAATTCTATTACAGGAATTAAAAGGACAAAACATTTACGAAGAAGGATTTGCCGCATATAGAATACTCGCATATAATTCGGACAGTTCGGCACCCAATACGCTTAATCAAATTCAAACGGAATATGTATGGAACAATAAAACAAATATGTTTGAAAAAGGAAGAGAACAAAAAATTCCGGGAGAAAAAATAGAAAGCACTCTTTTACGCAAATTGCAAACCGGTAATATGGAATCGTTTATAGATTTTTTATCTCAACTTTGGTATCAATCCGAAAACGGTAAAAATTCGGGAAGAAGTATTTATTTGGATAAAAACGACAACAACATAATATTCAATTTCGACAATATTGAAGAAATATACGAAATAAAAACAACCTTACCGCGCAGATACGGTTTGTTTTTTACCGCAAATAATAAATCAATTCCGAACATTATACGCAGAGTAGATATAGAAATTAAGGGTGTAGATGAAATTCAAATACGGGTTATAGAAGACGTAGCCAGAATCAAATTCGGTACATCTTCTCTTTGGAACGGAACTTATAAAAAAAACACCAACCTTTTGCATTACACGAATACAAACAAACAAGATAAGGTTGAAAAAATAAGAAAAAAATTGGAACAGCCGGAAAGCAAATGGGAAACGCAAAACGGACAAACAATTTCTTTTACGGGAAATAAATATACTCTCACAAAAGACGGAAAAGATTCTTCAGGATACTTTAATATAATCGAAATTGAAAATAAAACCGTACTGCAAATGAAAACTTCGGAAAGTATGAATAAATTTTATTTAATCAATCTTGAAGAAAAAAATAAAAAGCAAATACTTACGTTAATTAAAATAAAACTGAACATAAACGAAATAATTCCAACCGGAGACGAACCGTCGGTATTTGTAAAAGATGCGGAATAG
- a CDS encoding ABC transporter substrate-binding protein, whose amino-acid sequence MNTKKKIFRFMFLLSATVIFLNCTKKEEMQNAGDFMQPAGDAYPVTITTYNYAGEPIELTFEKAPEKVIAFYQSPIETMLALGLADKLILAVGLDDPVKEEFKEDFGKVNYKDKRPSKEEIIDMEPDFIFGWSSLFNEKRYGDVNFWHERGTKTYIWQDSGLKKQESVENECQDILNIGKIFNVEQKAQDIVDKMKAEIEAAKKYVEGKKKVLAIIIEVEKEGQYRVYGAKTIGGDIALQVGAELVGTDKGYIGKEELIELNPEVIFSVYYGDAIIKEQAVDMLIKDEALKSISALENKKVLPITLSEVYASGIRTYDGIKTIIAGLYPEL is encoded by the coding sequence ATGAACACCAAAAAGAAAATTTTCCGTTTTATGTTTCTTTTATCGGCGACGGTTATTTTTTTAAACTGCACAAAAAAAGAAGAAATGCAAAATGCAGGCGATTTTATGCAACCTGCCGGCGACGCTTATCCCGTAACAATTACCACCTACAATTATGCGGGAGAACCTATTGAATTGACTTTTGAAAAAGCTCCTGAAAAGGTTATAGCTTTTTATCAAAGTCCGATTGAAACTATGCTCGCTTTAGGCCTTGCAGACAAACTGATTCTTGCGGTAGGTCTTGACGACCCCGTAAAAGAAGAATTCAAAGAAGATTTCGGTAAGGTTAATTATAAAGACAAAAGACCGTCGAAAGAAGAAATTATAGATATGGAACCCGATTTTATTTTCGGCTGGTCATCGCTGTTTAATGAAAAGCGTTACGGCGATGTAAACTTTTGGCACGAACGCGGTACAAAAACATATATTTGGCAGGATTCCGGTTTAAAAAAACAAGAGTCGGTGGAAAACGAGTGTCAGGATATTCTCAACATAGGCAAAATTTTTAATGTAGAACAAAAAGCGCAAGATATTGTCGATAAGATGAAAGCCGAAATAGAAGCCGCAAAAAAATATGTTGAAGGTAAAAAAAAGGTACTGGCAATTATCATTGAAGTTGAAAAAGAAGGACAGTACAGAGTCTACGGAGCAAAAACAATCGGAGGGGATATTGCCCTTCAAGTAGGAGCTGAACTTGTAGGTACAGATAAAGGTTATATAGGCAAAGAAGAATTGATAGAACTTAACCCTGAGGTTATATTTTCGGTATATTACGGAGACGCAATTATAAAAGAGCAAGCCGTAGATATGCTTATAAAAGATGAAGCCTTAAAAAGTATTTCCGCCTTAGAAAACAAAAAAGTATTACCGATTACTTTAAGTGAAGTATATGCAAGCGGAATAAGAACTTATGACGGAATAAAAACGATTATTGCAGGTTTATATCCCGAACTTTAA
- a CDS encoding Rpn family recombination-promoting nuclease/putative transposase → MSKSFDELTIADDFMFCTVMKDEELCKELLTMILKNRVGTIVKIIHQKAVDNKIGSKSVRLDLMIEDDTGKLYDIEMQTTDQKNLPVRMRYYQCAIDESSLNKGNDYNDLPDTFIIFFCTFDYLNQGLPLYTIQPICSETGQIFQDGTTKIIVNSKAAEKEADTELKGFLNYMNGKSPDTDFTKRLEEQVSKTKTDEERRREYMNIQAFEMDARRAGIQAGIARGIAQGRSEGFSDGARQTKLETAQILKRLGDSVQKIIQATGLTKEEIEKL, encoded by the coding sequence ATGAGTAAGAGCTTTGACGAACTGACAATAGCGGACGATTTTATGTTCTGCACGGTAATGAAAGACGAAGAACTGTGTAAAGAACTTTTAACGATGATTCTAAAAAATAGGGTCGGCACCATCGTAAAAATCATTCACCAAAAAGCCGTAGACAACAAAATCGGCTCAAAAAGCGTCCGCCTCGACTTAATGATAGAAGATGATACGGGTAAGCTTTACGACATCGAAATGCAGACGACCGACCAAAAGAATCTTCCCGTAAGAATGCGCTACTATCAATGTGCAATTGATGAAAGCTCACTCAATAAAGGAAACGACTACAACGACTTACCGGATACGTTCATCATCTTTTTTTGCACATTCGACTACCTAAATCAAGGCTTACCGCTTTATACAATTCAACCAATATGCAGTGAAACAGGTCAAATATTTCAAGACGGAACGACCAAAATTATAGTCAACAGCAAGGCTGCTGAAAAAGAAGCAGACACTGAACTGAAAGGGTTTCTAAACTATATGAATGGAAAAAGTCCGGATACGGATTTTACAAAACGGTTGGAAGAACAAGTGAGCAAAACTAAAACCGATGAAGAGAGGAGGCGTGAATATATGAATATACAAGCATTTGAAATGGACGCACGAAGAGCTGGAATACAGGCAGGAATTGCTAGAGGTATAGCACAAGGCAGAAGCGAAGGCTTTTCCGACGGAGCGAGGCAAACGAAACTGGAAACGGCTCAAATACTAAAACGGCTTGGCGATTCGGTACAAAAAATAATTCAAGCGACCGGTTTAACTAAAGAGGAAATAGAAAAGCTGTAA
- the cfpA gene encoding cytoplasmic filament protein CfpA, translating into MANLDLPQSPNVFHPEKPSAVGSRNSLAQDYRDQQKEVNQLIEEETNKVLHHLNTKLPKEVLERLDVMGGVKEKLYNYFNQNYQNMFNRYMVTAEDEMLKKVRGFIDREEMKVLDRYTPKEIATLLDAVGGADKFNTGEIEKSIVNMYGHLQGHVQRGVNDLETLTNSLLRQKTDVGAFVRGENAYSIVKCAFKDNLYKPKTVTDVKLSVNILDSELISPIFQYQSTVEYLIKDLLSNHYMDIIDKEIEKMKDARIDQGLEELSDGAIIFEKMKKVSTITDDDIDNPKSKRYDVVSKDLMERINNLRAEIDPETFDQLNIRENLKKIIDLENIRNRGFNTAINSLTSILDTSKMGYQYIENLKNARELILREYDDTDVANLPDERYQIKLKYYDNAQLLAERQAYEVMMSSFETEIQHLWDVVRTTYDKSKFMTKITDFDDLAARYKKYIKKNFKDKTGDPLYEDTAKVWDEISFIKTPETEVEKMNRTYIYEKDKLRKKLIIMRQKMKDLYTYQYPIERRVVEDRLSFLEAEFNKFDYLINPFHLQPGLLLDLDITSIKRKKATLDGMANVLNEFLHGVSKGFADAAFASFSRRRSTVRADIAQSFATAEEDPKAANPAGRSQFIDMLNSTPAIAAPAAAETVSAPAKRRGGPRKGVARTAKKGSVDSGRGRRRTKSGIKEI; encoded by the coding sequence ATGGCAAATTTAGATCTACCACAGAGCCCGAATGTATTCCATCCCGAAAAGCCCAGTGCTGTCGGTTCGAGAAACTCGTTGGCTCAAGATTATCGAGATCAGCAGAAAGAAGTAAATCAGCTGATTGAAGAAGAAACGAATAAAGTGTTACACCACTTGAACACCAAACTTCCCAAAGAAGTCCTCGAAAGATTGGATGTCATGGGCGGTGTGAAAGAAAAGTTGTATAACTACTTTAACCAAAACTACCAGAACATGTTCAACCGATACATGGTAACGGCTGAAGATGAAATGCTGAAAAAGGTTCGCGGATTTATTGACCGGGAAGAAATGAAGGTTCTCGACCGCTATACTCCGAAAGAAATCGCAACCCTTCTTGATGCCGTAGGAGGCGCCGATAAGTTTAACACGGGCGAAATCGAAAAATCAATCGTTAATATGTACGGTCACTTACAGGGACACGTACAGCGCGGTGTAAACGACTTGGAAACTCTTACCAACTCGCTGTTAAGGCAAAAAACTGACGTAGGCGCTTTCGTTCGAGGTGAAAACGCTTATTCGATTGTAAAGTGTGCGTTTAAAGACAATCTTTACAAGCCCAAGACCGTAACCGATGTTAAACTTTCCGTAAACATTCTTGACTCGGAACTTATCAGTCCTATTTTCCAATATCAATCGACTGTAGAGTATCTCATTAAAGACCTTTTGTCGAATCATTACATGGATATAATTGATAAAGAAATCGAAAAAATGAAAGATGCCAGAATCGACCAAGGTTTGGAAGAATTATCCGACGGTGCCATCATTTTCGAAAAAATGAAAAAGGTTTCTACGATTACCGATGATGATATCGATAATCCCAAGAGCAAGAGATACGATGTTGTTTCAAAAGACCTTATGGAAAGAATCAACAATCTCCGCGCGGAAATCGACCCCGAAACCTTCGACCAGTTGAACATACGCGAAAACTTAAAGAAGATTATCGACCTTGAAAATATCAGAAACAGAGGTTTTAACACAGCTATTAACTCTCTTACTTCCATTCTCGATACATCAAAAATGGGTTATCAATACATCGAAAACTTAAAGAATGCCCGTGAATTGATTTTACGCGAGTATGACGATACCGATGTTGCAAATCTTCCCGATGAAAGGTACCAAATTAAGCTTAAGTATTACGACAATGCCCAGCTTTTGGCCGAAAGACAGGCTTATGAAGTTATGATGAGCTCTTTCGAAACCGAAATTCAGCATCTTTGGGACGTTGTACGCACAACTTACGATAAATCCAAGTTTATGACAAAAATCACGGACTTTGACGACTTGGCAGCCCGCTATAAGAAGTACATCAAAAAGAACTTCAAAGATAAGACGGGAGACCCCTTGTATGAAGATACGGCTAAGGTTTGGGACGAGATTTCTTTTATCAAAACTCCGGAAACCGAAGTTGAAAAGATGAACAGAACCTATATCTACGAAAAAGACAAGCTCCGCAAAAAGCTTATCATTATGCGCCAAAAAATGAAGGATTTGTATACATATCAATATCCCATCGAAAGACGCGTTGTAGAAGACAGGCTTTCGTTCCTCGAAGCCGAATTCAACAAATTCGATTATCTTATTAATCCATTCCATCTTCAGCCCGGTCTTTTGCTTGACCTTGATATTACTTCAATTAAGCGAAAGAAGGCAACTCTTGACGGTATGGCTAACGTTCTTAATGAATTCTTACACGGCGTATCCAAGGGCTTTGCGGACGCAGCGTTCGCATCGTTCAGCCGAAGACGTTCTACGGTTCGTGCGGATATTGCACAGAGTTTTGCTACCGCAGAGGAAGACCCCAAAGCGGCAAATCCTGCAGGACGTTCACAGTTTATCGATATGCTGAACAGCACACCCGCTATCGCGGCTCCCGCAGCTGCTGAAACCGTATCGGCTCCCGCTAAAAGACGCGGCGGACCGAGAAAAGGTGTTGCAAGAACGGCAAAAAAAGGTTCGGTAGATTCAGGTCGAGGAAGAAGAAGGACTAAGTCCGGTATTAAGGAAATCTAA
- a CDS encoding rhodanese-like domain-containing protein, whose translation MKKVFICFIVSAVFIFTSCAEIITVIDVKGSDLENLNAEGTKDTILIIDTRPYTEYKNGHLPNAINIPKSEINTRVNEFEDWKEKPIYVYADTDDDSFEAAKIFVEAGCKIIYNAEGIKQYSYKTIKYDCMRGVVFEQKINSPNIIIIDCRTKQAYDMGHILGAISIPSIPIAEFEKNIANLPKDKKLFLYCNVGSASARAALTLSEAGFKEIYNTIDGVREYPFNLIQEETPPDKRQ comes from the coding sequence ATGAAAAAGGTTTTTATTTGTTTTATCGTATCGGCCGTTTTTATTTTTACATCTTGTGCCGAAATAATAACTGTAATTGATGTAAAAGGTTCGGACTTGGAAAACTTAAATGCAGAAGGAACAAAAGACACTATTTTAATTATAGATACACGCCCGTATACGGAATATAAAAACGGACACTTGCCTAATGCAATAAATATTCCGAAAAGCGAAATAAATACGCGTGTAAACGAATTTGAAGATTGGAAAGAAAAACCTATTTATGTGTATGCCGATACCGATGACGACAGTTTTGAAGCTGCAAAGATTTTTGTCGAAGCCGGTTGTAAAATTATATATAATGCCGAAGGAATAAAACAGTATTCATACAAAACAATAAAATACGATTGTATGAGAGGTGTTGTTTTTGAACAAAAAATTAATTCTCCTAATATAATAATTATTGATTGCAGAACAAAACAGGCCTATGATATGGGGCATATACTCGGGGCAATCTCCATTCCGTCCATTCCCATTGCGGAATTTGAAAAAAATATTGCGAACCTTCCTAAAGATAAAAAGCTGTTTTTATATTGCAATGTAGGCTCCGCTTCGGCGAGAGCCGCACTGACATTATCGGAAGCGGGCTTTAAAGAAATTTATAATACCATAGACGGAGTTAGAGAATATCCTTTTAATCTTATACAGGAAGAAACTCCTCCGGACAAACGGCAATAA
- a CDS encoding ABC transporter ATP-binding protein codes for MTLESTALSFAFGNKDILHGITLSIKNKGIVGIIGPNGSGKSTLLKCLYRVLSPKSGIIMIDGKNIKEYPFKETAKKIAVAAQHNETHFDFNVLEMVLIGRSPHKRFMERDSAEDIKLAYTALEQVNMESFADRNFSELSGGEKQRIILARALAQNTDCLILDEPTNHLDIKHRLQFMSLVKKLNITVIAAIHDLNIAAMYCDKIYALKDGKIIAQGAVNEVITKDIIKTLYEVEAEIIYCKKDDRPHIIYKEI; via the coding sequence ATGACCTTGGAAAGTACGGCCTTGTCATTCGCCTTCGGCAATAAAGATATTTTACACGGTATCACTCTTTCGATAAAAAATAAGGGCATAGTCGGAATTATCGGGCCTAACGGCTCGGGGAAAAGCACCTTGTTAAAATGCCTTTACAGGGTTTTATCGCCTAAAAGCGGCATTATAATGATAGACGGAAAAAACATAAAAGAATACCCTTTTAAAGAAACGGCAAAAAAAATAGCGGTAGCGGCTCAACATAACGAAACTCATTTTGATTTTAACGTACTTGAAATGGTTTTAATCGGACGCTCCCCGCATAAGCGGTTTATGGAAAGGGATTCCGCAGAAGATATTAAACTTGCATACACTGCCTTAGAACAGGTAAATATGGAATCGTTTGCAGACCGTAATTTTTCCGAGCTGTCAGGAGGCGAAAAGCAGAGAATAATTTTAGCGCGAGCCCTGGCACAAAATACCGATTGTCTAATTCTCGATGAACCGACAAACCACTTGGATATAAAACACCGGCTTCAGTTTATGAGTCTTGTAAAAAAACTTAACATAACGGTTATTGCAGCTATTCACGACCTTAATATTGCGGCGATGTACTGCGATAAAATATATGCATTAAAAGACGGAAAAATAATAGCTCAGGGAGCCGTAAATGAAGTAATTACAAAAGATATAATAAAAACCCTTTATGAAGTAGAGGCTGAAATAATATATTGCAAAAAAGATGATAGACCGCATATAATTTATAAAGAAATTTAA
- a CDS encoding FecCD family ABC transporter permease gives MNKNNKDRVLKAVFISSALLFLLGLLFVSIVLSIGFGAVRIVPKDILQIVQFKIFGTGTLTAVKKSAIDIVWVIRLPRIILACLTGMGLALTGVIMQAVVKNSLADPYILGISSGASLGATLAIALGIGSGLGPNYVGLCACFSAFAASLIVMKAANINGRANSVKLLMAGIAVSTIFSAFSSFIVFTAKNREAMRSISFWLMGGFGGAKWENLGLLSSIILAGVFFFMTQYRTLNLMLLGDSVSITLGKDLHYYRQAYLLLSSIIVGFLVYNAGIIGFVGLIVPHIARIFWGTNHKNIIPASVLIGAVILIWADVLARSISSLGEIPVGVVISLIGAPVFLYLLINKEYGFGGRT, from the coding sequence ATGAACAAAAACAATAAAGATAGAGTGCTGAAAGCGGTATTTATCTCTTCGGCACTCCTATTCCTTTTAGGGCTTCTTTTTGTTTCGATTGTTTTATCGATAGGATTCGGAGCGGTACGCATTGTGCCTAAGGATATCCTTCAAATAGTTCAATTTAAAATTTTCGGAACGGGAACGCTTACTGCCGTTAAAAAATCCGCTATCGATATTGTATGGGTTATAAGGCTTCCGAGAATTATCTTAGCCTGTCTTACGGGTATGGGGCTTGCTCTTACAGGTGTAATTATGCAGGCGGTCGTAAAAAATTCTTTAGCGGACCCTTACATACTTGGCATCTCTTCCGGAGCTTCACTCGGAGCAACCCTTGCCATCGCTTTAGGAATAGGAAGCGGTTTAGGCCCCAACTACGTAGGTCTTTGCGCCTGTTTTTCAGCCTTCGCGGCATCTTTAATTGTAATGAAAGCCGCAAATATCAACGGAAGAGCAAATTCCGTAAAACTTCTTATGGCCGGAATTGCGGTAAGCACAATTTTTTCAGCCTTTTCTTCATTTATCGTCTTTACCGCAAAAAATAGGGAAGCTATGCGCAGTATTTCATTTTGGCTTATGGGCGGCTTCGGAGGTGCAAAATGGGAAAATCTTGGCTTATTGTCAAGTATTATACTCGCAGGGGTTTTCTTTTTTATGACGCAATACAGAACCCTTAATCTTATGCTTTTAGGAGACAGCGTATCCATTACCCTCGGAAAAGACCTTCATTATTATAGACAGGCCTATTTACTTTTAAGCTCGATTATAGTCGGGTTTTTAGTATACAATGCGGGAATTATAGGCTTTGTAGGTTTAATAGTTCCGCACATTGCCCGCATTTTTTGGGGAACTAATCATAAAAACATAATACCGGCCTCGGTTTTAATAGGAGCCGTAATTCTTATATGGGCAGATGTACTTGCCCGCTCAATTTCTTCATTAGGAGAAATTCCTGTAGGAGTGGTTATTTCTCTCATCGGAGCCCCCGTATTTTTATATCTTTTAATAAACAAAGAATACGGTTTCGGAGGAAGGACATAG
- a CDS encoding M28 family peptidase, whose translation MFSENTQEKSLTAAFVRYIGRINSGAFIEFLKLGMDRCGFISAWLTENEIPHKVVPIAKKKHIIIKYSPQNYSSAFKVKTLVAHYDREKNTEGANDNSAACFQLMLFAKTLLKINSVHNIIIIFTDGEEAGAKGITKQGSYLLGTGLKKLGMENSDIFVFDMCGRGDTLILSQSGICGRPKERVLALDILHSEACAYAEKACPNNWLSLLTPYSDNAGFIASGLSAQVITVLPYDEAKLLLQYLPKNISSHFFKFTEEKNKTAIHSLIELIIKNKKPQKNSPFKNIIPQTWQLMHTIYDTAETLTPSAFFLIENYLHCLAGI comes from the coding sequence ATGTTTAGCGAAAATACTCAAGAAAAATCTTTAACAGCCGCTTTTGTTCGGTACATCGGTAGAATAAATTCCGGCGCATTTATTGAATTTTTAAAACTTGGAATGGACCGATGCGGTTTTATTTCAGCTTGGCTTACTGAAAACGAAATTCCTCATAAGGTTGTACCGATTGCAAAAAAGAAACACATTATAATTAAATATTCACCGCAAAATTACAGTTCGGCTTTTAAGGTAAAAACCCTTGTTGCTCATTATGACCGTGAAAAAAACACGGAAGGAGCAAACGATAATTCTGCGGCTTGTTTTCAACTTATGTTGTTTGCAAAAACCCTTCTTAAAATTAATTCCGTGCATAACATAATAATAATTTTTACTGACGGAGAAGAAGCCGGGGCAAAAGGCATAACAAAGCAGGGTTCATATTTACTTGGAACGGGTTTAAAAAAACTTGGAATGGAAAACTCCGATATTTTTGTTTTTGATATGTGCGGAAGGGGAGATACCTTAATTTTATCCCAATCCGGTATTTGCGGGCGTCCTAAGGAAAGAGTTTTAGCTTTAGATATTTTACATTCGGAAGCTTGTGCTTATGCCGAAAAAGCTTGTCCGAATAACTGGCTTTCACTTTTGACGCCTTACAGTGATAATGCGGGATTTATTGCCTCAGGTTTATCCGCTCAAGTTATTACCGTATTGCCTTACGATGAAGCAAAATTGCTTTTACAATATTTACCTAAAAATATTTCTTCTCATTTTTTTAAATTTACCGAAGAAAAAAACAAAACGGCAATTCATAGTTTAATAGAGCTGATAATTAAAAATAAAAAACCTCAAAAAAATTCTCCTTTTAAAAATATAATTCCTCAAACTTGGCAGCTTATGCACACAATATACGATACTGCAGAAACTCTAACCCCCTCGGCATTCTTTCTTATCGAAAATTACTTACATTGTTTAGCGGGAATTTAA
- a CDS encoding vWA domain-containing protein, with protein sequence MYNKKFFSVFLTAVILIFNLNAGERTIPVDMVIMIDKSLSMEGTGKFDSLKKWVLDELVEQMLTAGDWVSVYQFYENPEHLLSVNVNTSQDKQKIVNTISSIKPDGKYTDIGKALDKMQEVMKTRNSNGRYKVLLLVTDLEQDAPWPSKYSGKQKKFSSPYLVESRIIKHDNWYEITVDMGIEERVVTTTSSLFSDIIKNAGKERTKANEKEALIKTKKP encoded by the coding sequence ATGTACAATAAAAAATTTTTTTCGGTATTTTTAACGGCTGTTATTCTTATTTTTAATTTGAATGCAGGAGAAAGAACTATTCCCGTCGATATGGTTATTATGATTGATAAATCATTGTCTATGGAGGGAACGGGTAAATTCGACAGTTTAAAAAAATGGGTTTTAGACGAACTTGTAGAGCAAATGCTTACCGCAGGAGATTGGGTAAGTGTATATCAATTTTATGAAAATCCCGAACACTTGCTTTCCGTAAATGTAAACACTTCACAGGACAAACAAAAAATTGTAAATACTATAAGCTCAATAAAACCGGACGGAAAATATACCGATATCGGAAAAGCTCTTGATAAAATGCAAGAGGTAATGAAGACAAGAAACAGTAACGGAAGATACAAAGTGTTGTTATTAGTAACGGACCTTGAACAAGATGCACCTTGGCCTTCAAAATATTCGGGGAAGCAAAAAAAGTTTTCAAGTCCGTATCTTGTAGAATCAAGAATAATAAAACACGACAACTGGTACGAAATTACGGTTGATATGGGAATTGAAGAACGCGTAGTTACTACAACGTCTTCTCTTTTTTCCGACATTATAAAAAATGCGGGAAAAGAACGCACAAAAGCAAATGAAAAAGAAGCGTTAATTAAAACCAAAAAACCGTGA